The DNA segment TCATGAGCTAAACCAGCCGCTGGGCAGTGCGACGAACTATCTGGCGGCTGCCAAGCGCAGATTAGGCATGAACAGCCCGAAGGAGGTTATTGAGGGTCTCGTTCGGGACGCGTTGAGGCAGCTTCATCATCTGAGCAAAATCATCGAGAGCGCGCGAGACCTGGTCAAGCATGATGCCGCGATCGAGGAAGTGGCATCAGTGCCCGAGATACTGGCCTCGGTTGTCGAGCTGCTCCGCTCGATCCGGAAAGGCCGAAGGACCATTATTGAAACCTATGTTGAGCCCGACGCCCAAGAGGTTTGGGCGAACGTCGCGCAATTGAAACAGGTTTTGTTCAACCTCGGCAGGAACGGCATTGAGGCCCTGGCGGATAGTGATGAGCCGAAGCTTGTCTTCACCGCTCAGGCTACTTCGGACGGGTGGCAGTTTTGCGTTACTGACAACGGACCGGGGATGCCTGAGGACTTTGATCCGTTCGCCACCTTGACGACCAACAAGAAAGAGGGGTTAGGGCTGGGGTTGTCCATTTGCCGGACGATCATCGAGGCTCACGGAGGCAGGATCTGGGTCGACAAAAGCAGCGCGAGGGGGACGACTGTTTGCTTCTTCATCTCGTCGCAAAGCAGTCGACTGGAAGTGGCAAACGAGCCAGCGTAGAGACGTTCCTCCCCAATCCCGGTAAGATAACCGCGTGTCGTTCAGTTTCCCCTTTTTCTCTCGTCCCAAACGGTCTTTATCTCCCAAGCCACGCGTGCCCGAAGGGCTGCGCGTTTACGCAATCGGTGACGTGCACGGCTCATTACGGCACCTTGAAGCGCTCCTGAGCGCCATCGCCGAGGATCTAAGACGGCGTCCGGCTACTGCGCATCTCGTTTTCCTGGGTGACCTAGTCGATAGAGGTCCCGCCACCGCTGGCGTTATCGAACGGGTAATGGCTGATCTACCGGGCGACGCCGCCAGCTTTCTTTGCGGAAACCATGAAGAAGTGATGCTCGCCTGCTATGACGGCGAGCCGGATTCCTGCGAAAAATGGCTACAATATGGTGGGCTCCAGACCCTGGAGAGCTATGGGATTACAAGGTCTGAAATTTTCAGCCGGGCTGCCGATATTCCGGCTCTCATGCGGGAGTGCATCCCTCGGCATCACATCGAATTTTTGCGGGGCTTTGATAATTATGTCGTCCTTGGTGACTACGCATTCGTCCACGCGGGCATTCGGCCGGGACGGGCAATCGAGGACCAGGATGTAGCTGACCTGCGCTGGATAAGGAGTGGTTTTCTCGACGATCAGACCAATCACGGTTTCACGATCGTGCACGGTCACACCATTGTGCCCAAGATTGAGGTCCGTTCGAACCGGATTGCTGTCGATACCGGTTGTTACCAGAGCGGAATTCTGTCGGCGCTTGTTTTGGAGGGGATAAAAAAGGGGACATTGATCGTTAGGCGGGGGCCGTGACGGCTTATGTTCAGATTGGTCAGTAATTAGCTATTATTTAAGTTATAGCCGCTATATAATTGACCGGTGCGAGGGGGGAATAATGAGCGACAACCTGGCCTGTTTGTCAGACCAAGACGGGCGGCTGCCTGCGCTTGCTTTAAGCCACATGATGCAGGCACTTGAGTTCCTGGATAGGGACCCAGCGCTGCCTGGAATTATCGGCGCTCGCCTTCAACATGCGATCGATACTCTGTGCGATGAGTGCGGCCTGGAAACACCGACGCCCCTGATTTTTTAAGACCCCAGTTCGCAAAGATCGGGGATTTATTACCGGAACCCGCCGACGGGCTACAGCGTGCCGAAACGCTACAGGCGACCGCTCAGTTTGAGCGGTCGCCTTTTTCCCGCCCGCCGAAAGCAGTTACGCTCAGATATTTTCCCAAAACAGACCGGTCCGAAATGGACCAAATGGTTACGATTTAGTTCAAAGCTACGGTAATAACCTCCAGCTCGGTTATTCATTTGGGCCCATCGGCCTTGGAGGATATTATGAGCG comes from the Sphingomonas xanthus genome and includes:
- a CDS encoding metallophosphoesterase, producing MPEGLRVYAIGDVHGSLRHLEALLSAIAEDLRRRPATAHLVFLGDLVDRGPATAGVIERVMADLPGDAASFLCGNHEEVMLACYDGEPDSCEKWLQYGGLQTLESYGITRSEIFSRAADIPALMRECIPRHHIEFLRGFDNYVVLGDYAFVHAGIRPGRAIEDQDVADLRWIRSGFLDDQTNHGFTIVHGHTIVPKIEVRSNRIAVDTGCYQSGILSALVLEGIKKGTLIVRRGP